In one Gammaproteobacteria bacterium genomic region, the following are encoded:
- a CDS encoding inositol-phosphate phosphatase has translation MASLFLSTAIAAARAAQQVINHYYQSNLQVTIKSDQSPVTIADVESEKVIKSIIHAAFPDHGFYGEETGQENMQADYLWLIDPIDGTKSFVRRYPMFSTQIALMHKGELILGVSNAPAFGEMAWAEKGTGAYLNGAPIRVSDVRAIKNATLSTGNIATLARSPSWGRLGQLINQVHRIRGYGDFLHYHLLAAGKIDLVVESDVNILDIAALSVIIKEAGGVFTDLEGQALNLATRSVLSSNSVALHREVLARLNFKPV, from the coding sequence ATGGCCAGTCTTTTTTTGAGCACCGCAATTGCCGCCGCGCGCGCGGCACAGCAAGTGATCAATCATTATTATCAATCGAATTTACAAGTGACGATCAAATCCGATCAAAGCCCCGTGACGATTGCCGATGTTGAATCGGAAAAAGTCATCAAGTCCATCATTCATGCGGCGTTCCCCGATCATGGTTTTTACGGTGAAGAAACCGGCCAAGAAAATATGCAGGCGGATTATTTATGGTTGATTGATCCCATTGATGGCACTAAAAGTTTTGTGCGTCGTTATCCGATGTTTTCTACGCAGATTGCATTGATGCACAAAGGTGAATTAATTTTAGGCGTGTCAAATGCGCCTGCCTTTGGCGAAATGGCGTGGGCCGAAAAGGGCACAGGCGCTTATTTAAATGGTGCGCCGATTCGCGTCAGTGACGTACGCGCGATTAAGAACGCAACACTATCAACCGGCAACATCGCAACCTTAGCGCGATCGCCCAGTTGGGGACGTTTAGGTCAATTAATTAATCAAGTGCATCGCATTCGCGGTTATGGCGATTTTTTGCATTACCATTTATTAGCAGCGGGCAAAATTGATTTAGTCGTTGAATCAGATGTGAATATTTTAGACATTGCCGCGCTCAGCGTAATTATAAAAGAAGCCGGTGGCGTGTTTACCGATCTTGAAGGTCAAGCGTTGAATTTAGCTACGCGCAGTGTATTAAGTAGTAATAGCGTCGCGTTACATCGTGAAGTGTTGGCGCGGTTAAATTTTAAACCGGTTTGA